In Saccharothrix syringae, the following are encoded in one genomic region:
- a CDS encoding ATP-binding protein, with amino-acid sequence MDRGNFVARENGAGPVTAVDPGTARTAAEFVVLLGRRREVAGMSYRDLDRHARRGGGALPPSTVATVLRRPTLPGPELVAAYVRACGGDGAEVAEWLASRARIAASADAAVRAAVARSAHVVAAPVPRQLPPAPAGLVGRDAVVARLDAVTGGPGARLAVVTGPPGVGKTASAVHWAHRARARFPDGQFSVDLRGRGPGEALAHLLVGLGVPAAEVPADREQAAALFRSAVADRRVLLLVDGAVTADQVRPLRPGGPGSCTVVTSRDRLVDLVVHDGAEVVEVPPLGAVAAVRVLAACAGERVVEGEPAAARALAELCGGLPLALRIAGCALDRGARAPVADLVARMRAAGALAALDEAHGALSVAFREWCDALDEVCRGLVRVLGSLARDGVTAAVLAAEAGMTAAGANAALRRLVDAHLVVRDGGRYVVPRLVHEFARGLVEQPVVGIAEVA; translated from the coding sequence ATGGACCGAGGGAACTTCGTCGCGCGGGAGAACGGGGCCGGGCCGGTGACCGCCGTCGACCCGGGCACCGCCCGCACCGCCGCCGAGTTCGTGGTGCTGCTGGGGCGGCGGCGCGAGGTGGCCGGCATGTCGTACCGGGACCTGGACCGGCACGCCCGGCGCGGCGGCGGGGCGCTGCCGCCGAGCACCGTCGCGACCGTGCTGCGCCGTCCCACCCTGCCCGGTCCCGAGCTGGTCGCCGCGTACGTGCGGGCCTGCGGCGGTGACGGGGCGGAGGTGGCCGAGTGGCTGGCGAGCCGGGCGCGGATCGCCGCGTCGGCCGACGCGGCGGTGCGGGCCGCGGTCGCGCGGTCGGCGCACGTCGTGGCCGCGCCGGTGCCCAGGCAGCTGCCGCCCGCGCCGGCCGGGCTGGTGGGCCGGGACGCGGTGGTCGCGCGGCTGGACGCGGTCACCGGAGGTCCCGGGGCGCGGCTGGCGGTCGTCACCGGTCCGCCGGGGGTGGGCAAGACGGCCTCGGCGGTGCACTGGGCGCACCGGGCCCGCGCCCGCTTCCCCGACGGCCAGTTCTCCGTCGACCTGCGCGGGCGCGGACCGGGCGAGGCGCTGGCGCACCTGCTGGTCGGGCTGGGCGTGCCGGCCGCGGAGGTGCCCGCCGACCGGGAGCAGGCGGCCGCGCTGTTCCGGTCCGCCGTGGCCGACCGGCGGGTCCTGCTGCTCGTGGACGGCGCGGTCACCGCCGACCAGGTGCGGCCGCTGCGCCCCGGCGGGCCGGGTTCGTGCACGGTCGTGACGAGCCGGGACCGCCTGGTGGACCTGGTCGTGCACGACGGCGCCGAGGTCGTCGAGGTGCCGCCGCTGGGGGCGGTGGCCGCGGTGCGGGTGCTGGCGGCGTGCGCGGGTGAGCGGGTCGTGGAGGGGGAACCGGCGGCGGCGCGGGCGCTGGCCGAGCTGTGCGGCGGGCTGCCGCTGGCGTTGCGGATCGCGGGGTGCGCGCTCGACCGGGGAGCGCGGGCGCCGGTCGCGGACCTGGTCGCCCGGATGCGCGCGGCGGGTGCGCTGGCGGCGCTGGACGAGGCGCACGGCGCGCTGTCGGTGGCTTTCCGGGAGTGGTGCGACGCGCTGGACGAGGTGTGCCGGGGGCTGGTCCGGGTGCTCGGCTCACTGGCGCGGGACGGGGTCACGGCCGCGGTGCTGGCCGCGGAGGCGGGCATGACGGCGGCGGGGGCGAACGCGGCCCTGCGGCGGCTGGTGGACGCGCACCTGGTCGTCCGCGACGGCGGGCGGTACGTCGTGCCCCGGCTGGTCCACGAGTTCGCGAGGGGGCTGGTGGAGCAGCCGGTGGTGGGGATCGCCGAGGTGGCTTGA
- a CDS encoding ATP-grasp domain-containing protein has product MTVALLEALTFGLGRLADAARAAGHDLVLLTGDRTTYRHELGACGDRVRVVDVDTTDVAACERVLRSLPDVAGLISSTDTWALPGAELAHRLGLPGPRPEAVRTLRDKAAVRARLHAHGLSRSGPLDPAGAAVFPLVLKDSAGTSSRGVWLCRTAAERDAALAEAAGTPLKGRLTAEPYFEGPLYSAETVTWRGRTRLLGVLSRVVSPEPVRREEAAAFPVAFPGDESAELGRWIGRVLEAAGHERGFAHTEFVLTADGPEVVEVNARIGGALVGEALCRALGTNVYTSMVQVALDVEPELLTAPVGGGPATGFVLLYPREAGVLEGWSGLERLPALPGNAQWYPTASPGDVLEHLADQRSCTGIVLAEGPTAELALHRAQAAAGGIAPLVRARRGAAVPS; this is encoded by the coding sequence GTGACCGTCGCCCTGCTGGAAGCCCTCACCTTCGGGCTCGGCCGCCTCGCCGACGCCGCCCGCGCCGCCGGGCACGACCTCGTCCTGCTCACCGGCGACCGCACCACCTACCGGCACGAGCTGGGCGCTTGCGGCGACCGGGTGCGGGTGGTGGACGTCGACACCACCGACGTCGCGGCGTGCGAGCGGGTGCTGCGCTCCCTGCCCGACGTGGCCGGGCTGATCAGCTCCACCGACACCTGGGCCCTGCCGGGCGCCGAGCTGGCCCACCGCCTCGGCCTGCCCGGTCCCCGGCCCGAGGCGGTCCGCACCCTGCGCGACAAGGCCGCCGTCCGGGCCCGCCTGCACGCGCACGGCCTGAGCCGCAGCGGTCCGCTGGACCCGGCGGGCGCGGCGGTGTTCCCGCTGGTGCTCAAGGACTCGGCGGGCACCTCGTCGCGGGGAGTGTGGCTGTGCCGCACCGCCGCCGAGCGCGACGCGGCCCTGGCGGAGGCCGCCGGCACGCCGTTGAAGGGGCGCCTGACCGCCGAACCGTACTTCGAAGGGCCCCTCTACAGCGCCGAGACCGTCACCTGGCGGGGGCGGACGCGGCTGCTGGGCGTGCTCAGCCGGGTCGTCTCGCCGGAACCGGTGCGCCGGGAGGAGGCCGCCGCGTTCCCGGTCGCCTTCCCCGGGGACGAGTCGGCCGAGCTGGGGCGGTGGATCGGCCGGGTGCTGGAGGCGGCCGGGCACGAGCGCGGCTTCGCGCACACCGAGTTCGTGCTCACGGCCGACGGTCCCGAGGTGGTCGAGGTCAACGCGCGCATCGGCGGTGCCCTCGTCGGCGAGGCCCTGTGCCGGGCGCTGGGCACCAACGTCTACACGTCGATGGTGCAGGTGGCCCTGGATGTCGAGCCCGAGTTGCTGACCGCGCCGGTGGGCGGTGGGCCGGCCACCGGGTTCGTGCTGCTCTACCCGCGCGAGGCCGGGGTGCTGGAGGGGTGGTCGGGGTTGGAGCGGTTGCCCGCGCTGCCGGGGAACGCGCAGTGGTACCCGACCGCCTCGCCGGGTGATGTCCTGGAGCACCTGGCCGACCAGCGCTCGTGCACCGGCATCGTGCTCGCCGAAGGGCCCACCGCCGAACTGGCCTTGCACCGGGCGCAGGCCGCCGCCGGTGGGATCGCGCCGCTGGTCCGGGCACGGCGGGGTGCCGCGGTGCCGTCGTAG
- a CDS encoding ANTAR domain-containing response regulator has protein sequence MVDPAERAVVQRLDEVTGALVALSRVLDQEEDLAAIMDRVCRQVVGAIPDADLASVTVLRDGNPQSAAWIDEHTLAVDRAQYEAGEGPCLEAARSGRMQRVAVAEAADRWPAFAAAARGLGVGSYLSAPLLIDDEYQGSLNLYGLRPHGFRELDAALLGLYTAAAEAALRNASRYLQARRQVAQLSDALTSRAVIDQAKGILMAAHQVSADEAFTMLVDRSQRDNRKLRDLAEDFVDDATQPDE, from the coding sequence GTGGTGGATCCGGCGGAGCGCGCGGTGGTCCAGCGGCTGGACGAGGTCACCGGCGCGCTCGTCGCGCTGTCGCGGGTCCTCGACCAGGAGGAGGACCTGGCGGCCATCATGGACCGGGTGTGCCGGCAGGTCGTCGGCGCCATCCCGGACGCGGACCTGGCGAGCGTGACCGTGCTGCGCGACGGCAACCCGCAGTCCGCCGCGTGGATCGACGAGCACACCCTGGCCGTGGACCGGGCGCAGTACGAGGCGGGCGAGGGCCCCTGCCTGGAGGCCGCCCGGTCGGGGCGGATGCAGCGCGTCGCGGTGGCCGAGGCCGCCGACAGGTGGCCCGCGTTCGCCGCGGCGGCCCGCGGCCTGGGCGTCGGCAGCTACCTGTCCGCGCCGCTGCTCATCGACGACGAGTACCAGGGCTCGCTCAACCTCTACGGGCTGCGCCCCCACGGCTTCCGCGAGCTCGACGCCGCCCTGCTGGGCCTCTACACCGCCGCGGCCGAGGCGGCGCTGCGCAACGCCAGCCGCTACCTCCAGGCCCGCAGGCAGGTCGCCCAGCTCAGCGACGCGCTGACCTCGCGCGCCGTGATCGACCAGGCCAAGGGCATCCTCATGGCCGCGCACCAGGTCTCCGCCGACGAGGCGTTCACGATGCTGGTCGACCGGTCGCAGCGCGACAACCGCAAGCTGCGCGACCTGGCCGAGGACTTCGTCGACGACGCCACCCAGCCCGACGAATGA
- a CDS encoding alpha/beta fold hydrolase, with protein sequence MRSADGWDLAEFTDVGGTRVHAAVLGPEGAPDVVCVPGLGCSHRYFLPLARCLGTWARVAAVDLPGFGRTPGPPGALDVRGLSLALAGWLRATGRGGAALVANSAGCQVVVDLAAHSPDLLGPVLMVSPTMDRHARSTARQLARLALDGLRERPALIPLLTRDYLTCGVRRIAATFRHLLADPVERKLGHVTAPTAVARGDRDPIVSREWAREVAALLPVGRLVEVPGAAHAAHHSAPGRLAPVVRSLMGEHRHP encoded by the coding sequence ATGCGCAGCGCGGACGGGTGGGACCTGGCCGAGTTCACCGACGTCGGCGGCACGCGGGTGCACGCCGCCGTGCTGGGGCCCGAGGGCGCGCCGGACGTGGTGTGCGTGCCGGGCCTGGGCTGCTCGCACCGCTACTTCCTGCCGCTGGCGCGGTGCCTGGGCACCTGGGCGCGGGTCGCCGCCGTCGACCTGCCGGGCTTCGGCCGCACGCCGGGGCCGCCGGGTGCGCTGGACGTCCGCGGCCTCTCGCTCGCGCTGGCCGGCTGGCTGCGCGCCACCGGGCGGGGCGGTGCCGCGCTGGTGGCCAACTCCGCCGGGTGCCAGGTGGTGGTGGACCTGGCCGCGCACTCCCCCGACCTGCTCGGCCCCGTGCTCATGGTCAGCCCGACCATGGACCGGCACGCCCGGTCGACCGCCCGGCAGCTGGCCCGCCTGGCGCTGGACGGCCTGCGCGAGCGGCCCGCGCTGATCCCCCTGCTGACCCGGGACTACCTCACCTGCGGGGTGCGCCGCATCGCCGCGACGTTCCGCCACCTGCTCGCCGACCCGGTGGAGCGCAAGCTCGGCCACGTGACCGCGCCGACCGCGGTGGCGCGCGGCGACCGTGACCCGATCGTGTCACGGGAGTGGGCGCGCGAGGTCGCCGCGCTGCTGCCGGTCGGACGCCTCGTCGAGGTGCCGGGCGCCGCGCACGCCGCGCACCACTCCGCGCCCGGGCGGCTGGCCCCGGTCGTCCGTTCCCTGATGGGGGAACACCGTCACCCGTGA
- a CDS encoding mycothiol transferase, which produces MSEVGAVDVLIDGYGRVLESVEHVLDGLTSRELTHRVGGTANSIAWLVWHLTRVQDDHVAEVAGTEQVWTADGWAGRFDLPLPTGATGYGHSAEEVAAVSAPADLLLGYHRAVHERTVSYLRGVTAEALGEVVDRSYDPPVTLAVRLVSVIEDDLQHVGQAAFVRGLLR; this is translated from the coding sequence ATGAGCGAGGTCGGCGCGGTGGACGTGCTCATCGACGGGTACGGCCGGGTCCTGGAGTCGGTCGAGCACGTGCTGGACGGCCTGACGTCGCGGGAGCTGACGCACCGGGTCGGCGGCACGGCCAACTCGATCGCCTGGCTGGTCTGGCACCTCACCCGCGTCCAGGACGACCACGTGGCCGAGGTGGCGGGCACCGAGCAGGTCTGGACCGCCGACGGCTGGGCGGGCCGCTTCGACCTGCCGCTGCCCACCGGCGCCACCGGGTACGGGCACAGCGCCGAGGAGGTGGCCGCGGTCAGCGCGCCCGCCGACCTGCTGCTGGGCTACCACCGGGCGGTGCACGAGCGCACGGTCTCCTACCTGCGCGGGGTGACGGCCGAGGCGCTGGGCGAGGTGGTGGACCGGTCGTACGACCCGCCGGTCACGCTGGCGGTGCGCCTGGTCAGCGTCATCGAGGACGACCTCCAGCACGTCGGCCAGGCCGCTTTCGTGCGCGGTCTGCTGCGCTGA
- a CDS encoding family 2 encapsulin nanocompartment cargo protein terpene cyclase gives MGEAPVGQDLANLGLTGLGTSAARLATRFAAGLAEAAATTAGATTGATATPTPTPIPTPTAAPTPLPIPDTTPTASPGYVEREWGDGTASPVYVPVVERIDDALADEVDDRLVRWGEECGFRGDELDQLRKAGFGRLAMLTHTDTADPEQLLLAAKLNAAWWAADDLYADNTDMGATPAELPPRLALAMAAMDPVAPAGEFDEPLEEAVRSEPVLIALRSAVEHLERAGTPAQVQRICYSTFAMFVSWNTYAAWRYTGEYPPAWKYLATRQHDTFATSMTLIDPVGGYEVPANLYYDPRVRRALTQAGTASVLINDLLSVAKDAADENPVCNMVLQIAADRNCSVEEATEATVALHNKFVHDFEELHESLSVVPSPELQRFLRGLRAWMGGGFEWHNTNPRYRTAP, from the coding sequence GTGGGTGAGGCTCCGGTGGGCCAGGACTTGGCCAACCTCGGTCTGACCGGGCTGGGCACCTCCGCCGCCCGGCTGGCGACCCGGTTCGCGGCCGGGCTCGCCGAGGCCGCCGCGACGACCGCAGGGGCGACCACGGGGGCGACCGCCACCCCGACCCCCACACCGATCCCCACCCCGACCGCCGCACCAACCCCCCTCCCGATCCCCGACACCACCCCCACCGCCAGCCCCGGCTACGTGGAGCGGGAGTGGGGTGACGGTACGGCGTCCCCGGTCTACGTCCCCGTGGTCGAGCGGATCGACGACGCGCTGGCCGACGAGGTCGACGACCGGCTGGTCCGGTGGGGCGAGGAGTGCGGCTTCCGGGGCGACGAGCTCGACCAGCTCCGCAAGGCCGGGTTCGGGCGCCTGGCGATGCTGACCCACACCGACACCGCCGACCCGGAGCAACTGCTGCTCGCGGCGAAGCTCAACGCCGCGTGGTGGGCCGCCGACGACCTGTACGCCGACAACACCGACATGGGCGCCACCCCCGCCGAACTGCCACCGCGTCTCGCGCTGGCGATGGCGGCGATGGACCCGGTCGCACCCGCCGGCGAGTTCGACGAGCCGCTGGAGGAGGCGGTGCGCTCCGAACCGGTGCTGATCGCGCTGCGGTCGGCCGTCGAGCACCTGGAGCGCGCCGGGACACCGGCCCAGGTGCAGCGGATCTGCTACTCGACGTTCGCCATGTTCGTCAGCTGGAACACCTACGCGGCGTGGCGGTACACCGGCGAGTACCCGCCCGCCTGGAAGTACCTCGCCACCCGGCAGCACGACACCTTCGCCACCTCGATGACGCTGATCGACCCGGTCGGCGGCTACGAGGTGCCCGCCAACCTGTACTACGACCCCCGGGTGCGGCGCGCCCTCACCCAGGCCGGGACCGCGTCGGTGCTGATCAACGACCTGCTGTCGGTGGCGAAGGACGCGGCGGACGAGAACCCCGTGTGCAACATGGTCCTGCAGATCGCGGCGGACCGGAACTGCTCGGTCGAGGAGGCGACCGAGGCGACCGTGGCCCTGCACAACAAGTTCGTCCACGACTTCGAGGAGCTGCACGAGAGCCTGAGCGTCGTGCCGTCACCGGAACTCCAGCGGTTCCTGCGCGGCCTGCGCGCCTGGATGGGGGGCGGTTTCGAGTGGCACAACACCAACCCGCGCTACCGGACCGCGCCCTGA
- a CDS encoding AfsR/SARP family transcriptional regulator: MRIGILGPVELGEEGRPVPVAGPQLRCVLAVLASEAGRAVPLPRLVEALWEVPPPAARGTVQVYASRLRKLLSGSGIALVSAGGGYRLDVDPADVDVHRFRDAVRRAREAPDVALRRQLLAGALAEWRGPAFADAAGGPLRDRVVVALAEERLAALEERLEADLELGRHHDVVGELAALAAEHPGRERLTAALMLALHRCGRRVEALEVYRRLRALLVERAGVEPGPRLRHLHQVILADDGTAAPAAREVPRQLPAPVRDLTARDGHLAALDGLLAASGGQPLVVALVGTPGVGKTALALGWAHRVAARFPDGQLHADLRGHGPDEPVAPEVVLGGFLRALGVHPGQVPETGAERSALCRSLLSGRRVLVVLDDARSAEQVRPLLPGTAGCAVVVTSRVELAGLATRDSAHLVTVGPLAADDGLALLRRVVGARVDAEPVAAARLVGLCAGLPLALRVVAHRALRRPSVPLAALADQLADRARRMDLLSPPDDPTAAVRGVFSWSYRALPPAAAALFRALAVLPGTDFGAGAAAAAADDPDVAGALEVLVAGHLVEETALDRYRLHDLLRAYAAELAGQSGPAGQTGPAESAGQTEPTGLSGPTRPTGPDERHAAAIRVLDWYLAHAEAAVALVETETDDLGGVFADRDAAAAWLAAERANLVAVVRFAAAVGAHEHAWRLPAALWRHWFTLGLVDDLTAAVEVGLASARTRRDPRAQGDLLNILGTAHYTAHRYDTALEVYEQALVLREALGDRVGTVRTLTNTAVVHYLAGRYRDAVEQGERVLARWRDLDDAFGEAMAHTALGGFHLRLGRADLALEHGRRALALFEKLGHRFGQAASVLNLGHVHRHADEPDRAAEHYRDALERFRELGDPRHEGEARCGLGAVERGRGRFDRAADHLDAAAALGAVVDDAALRCEVALETGLLRLAQGRPEPARAHFEQARRLGDPYQRACALHGLARAGCAAGGHGADAWRAAAGEFAALGVPDRVAPGCERCSAAVQRAVCT, from the coding sequence ATGCGGATCGGGATCCTGGGGCCGGTCGAGCTGGGCGAGGAGGGCCGGCCGGTGCCGGTGGCCGGACCGCAGTTGCGCTGCGTCCTGGCGGTGCTGGCGTCCGAGGCCGGCCGTGCCGTGCCGCTGCCGCGGCTGGTCGAGGCGCTGTGGGAGGTGCCGCCACCCGCCGCCCGGGGCACCGTCCAGGTCTACGCGTCCCGGTTGCGCAAGCTGCTCAGCGGCTCCGGCATCGCGCTGGTCAGCGCGGGCGGCGGGTACCGGTTGGACGTCGACCCGGCCGACGTCGACGTGCACCGGTTCCGGGACGCGGTCCGGCGGGCGCGGGAGGCTCCGGACGTCGCGCTGCGGCGGCAGTTGCTGGCGGGCGCCCTGGCCGAGTGGCGCGGGCCGGCGTTCGCGGACGCCGCCGGCGGGCCGTTGCGCGACCGGGTGGTCGTCGCGCTGGCCGAGGAGCGGCTGGCGGCCCTGGAGGAGCGGCTGGAGGCCGACCTGGAGCTGGGGCGGCACCACGACGTGGTGGGCGAGCTGGCCGCGCTGGCGGCTGAGCACCCCGGGCGGGAGCGGTTGACCGCCGCGCTGATGCTCGCGCTGCACCGGTGCGGGCGGCGGGTGGAGGCGCTGGAGGTCTACCGGCGGCTGCGGGCGCTGCTGGTGGAGCGGGCCGGGGTGGAGCCGGGGCCCCGGCTGCGGCACCTGCACCAGGTGATCCTGGCCGACGACGGCACCGCGGCGCCCGCGGCGCGGGAGGTGCCCCGCCAGTTACCCGCGCCCGTCCGGGACCTCACCGCGCGGGACGGCCACCTGGCCGCGCTGGACGGCCTGCTCGCCGCCTCGGGCGGGCAACCGCTGGTGGTGGCCCTGGTCGGGACGCCGGGGGTGGGCAAGACGGCGCTGGCGCTGGGCTGGGCGCACCGGGTGGCGGCGCGGTTCCCGGACGGGCAGCTCCACGCCGACCTGCGCGGGCACGGGCCGGACGAGCCGGTGGCGCCCGAGGTCGTGCTGGGCGGGTTCCTGCGGGCGTTGGGCGTGCACCCCGGGCAGGTGCCGGAGACCGGGGCGGAGCGGTCGGCGCTGTGCCGGTCGCTGCTGTCGGGCCGCCGGGTGCTGGTGGTGCTGGACGACGCGCGGTCGGCCGAGCAGGTGCGGCCCCTGCTGCCGGGCACGGCGGGCTGCGCGGTGGTGGTGACCAGCCGGGTCGAGCTGGCCGGGCTGGCGACGCGGGACAGCGCGCACCTGGTCACGGTGGGCCCGCTGGCGGCCGACGACGGGCTGGCGCTGCTGCGGCGCGTGGTGGGCGCGCGGGTCGACGCCGAGCCGGTCGCGGCGGCGCGGCTGGTCGGGCTGTGCGCGGGGCTGCCGCTGGCGCTGCGGGTGGTGGCGCACCGGGCGCTGCGGCGGCCGTCGGTGCCGCTGGCCGCGCTGGCCGACCAACTCGCCGACCGGGCGCGGCGCATGGACCTGCTGTCGCCGCCCGACGACCCGACCGCGGCGGTGCGCGGGGTGTTCTCGTGGTCCTACCGGGCGCTCCCGCCGGCCGCGGCGGCGTTGTTCCGCGCCCTCGCCGTCCTGCCCGGGACCGACTTCGGTGCTGGCGCGGCGGCCGCGGCCGCCGACGACCCGGATGTCGCCGGTGCGCTGGAAGTGCTCGTCGCGGGCCACCTGGTGGAGGAGACCGCGCTGGACCGGTACCGGCTGCACGACCTGCTGCGCGCCTACGCCGCCGAGCTGGCCGGGCAGAGCGGGCCGGCCGGGCAGACCGGCCCGGCTGAGTCGGCCGGGCAGACCGAGCCGACCGGGCTGTCCGGCCCGACCCGGCCGACCGGGCCGGACGAGCGGCACGCGGCGGCGATCCGCGTGCTGGACTGGTACCTGGCGCACGCGGAGGCGGCGGTCGCGCTGGTGGAGACCGAGACCGACGACCTGGGCGGGGTGTTCGCCGACCGGGACGCGGCGGCGGCCTGGCTGGCCGCGGAGCGGGCGAACCTCGTGGCCGTCGTCCGGTTCGCGGCCGCGGTCGGCGCGCACGAGCACGCCTGGCGGCTGCCCGCCGCGCTGTGGCGGCACTGGTTCACGCTCGGCCTGGTCGACGACCTGACCGCCGCGGTGGAGGTCGGGCTGGCGTCCGCGCGCACCCGGCGCGACCCGCGCGCGCAGGGCGACCTGCTCAACATCCTGGGCACGGCCCACTACACGGCCCACCGGTACGACACGGCGCTGGAGGTCTACGAGCAGGCGCTGGTGCTGCGCGAGGCGTTGGGCGACCGGGTCGGCACGGTGCGGACGCTGACCAACACCGCCGTGGTCCACTACCTGGCCGGCCGCTACCGGGACGCCGTCGAGCAGGGCGAACGCGTGCTGGCGCGGTGGCGCGACCTGGACGACGCGTTCGGCGAGGCCATGGCGCACACCGCGCTGGGCGGCTTCCACCTGCGGCTGGGCCGCGCGGACCTGGCGCTGGAGCACGGGCGGCGGGCGCTGGCGCTGTTCGAGAAGCTGGGGCACCGGTTCGGGCAGGCCGCCTCGGTGCTCAACCTGGGCCACGTGCACCGGCACGCGGACGAGCCGGACCGCGCCGCCGAGCACTACCGGGACGCGCTGGAGCGGTTCCGCGAGCTGGGCGACCCGCGGCACGAGGGCGAGGCGCGGTGCGGCCTGGGCGCGGTGGAGCGCGGGCGCGGGCGGTTCGACCGGGCCGCCGACCACCTCGACGCGGCGGCCGCGCTCGGCGCCGTGGTGGACGACGCGGCGCTGCGCTGCGAGGTGGCGCTGGAGACGGGCCTGCTCCGGCTGGCGCAGGGGCGCCCCGAACCGGCGCGGGCGCACTTCGAGCAGGCCCGCCGCCTCGGCGACCCCTACCAGCGCGCGTGCGCCCTGCACGGCCTGGCCCGCGCCGGGTGCGCGGCGGGCGGGCACGGGGCGGACGCGTGGCGGGCGGCGGCGGGCGAGTTCGCCGCGTTGGGGGTGCCCGACCGGGTCGCGCCGGGGTGCGAGCGCTGTTCAGCGGCCGTTCAGCGGGCTGTCTGCACCTGA
- a CDS encoding geranyl diphosphate 2-C-methyltransferase, which translates to MTTTAASPVLRTDYQRSIADYWNKEQDPVNIKLGEVDGIYHHHYGLGAYDESVLSGPEETRDARVIAELHRLESAQADVLLDHLGPIRPEDRLLDGGSGRGGTSLMANRRFGCRVDGVTISQKQVDFANAQAARWGVADKVRFHFRNMLDTGFEAGDFSAVWTNETTMYVDLFELFGEFSRLLRHGGRYVCITGCYNDVTGGRSKAVSQIDERYTCSVHARSQYFKALTANNLVPIEVVDLTPQTIPYWELREQSSVATGVEKSFLTAYREGSFHYLMIVADRVR; encoded by the coding sequence ATGACCACCACCGCGGCATCCCCCGTCCTGCGCACCGACTACCAGCGGTCCATCGCGGACTACTGGAACAAGGAGCAGGACCCGGTGAACATCAAGCTGGGCGAGGTCGACGGGATCTACCACCACCACTACGGGCTCGGCGCGTACGACGAGTCGGTCCTGTCCGGTCCCGAGGAGACCCGCGACGCGCGCGTGATCGCCGAGCTGCACCGGCTGGAGAGCGCGCAGGCCGACGTGCTGCTGGACCACCTCGGCCCGATCCGGCCGGAGGACCGGCTGCTCGACGGCGGTTCCGGCCGGGGCGGCACCAGCCTGATGGCCAACCGCCGGTTCGGGTGCCGGGTGGACGGCGTGACGATCTCGCAGAAGCAGGTCGACTTCGCCAACGCCCAGGCCGCGCGGTGGGGCGTGGCGGACAAGGTGCGGTTCCACTTCAGGAACATGCTCGACACGGGCTTCGAGGCCGGCGACTTCTCCGCGGTCTGGACCAACGAGACGACCATGTACGTCGACCTGTTCGAGCTGTTCGGCGAGTTCTCCCGCCTCTTGCGCCACGGCGGCCGGTACGTGTGCATCACCGGCTGCTACAACGACGTGACCGGTGGGCGGTCCAAGGCCGTGAGCCAGATCGACGAGCGGTACACGTGCAGCGTCCACGCGCGCAGCCAGTACTTCAAGGCGCTCACCGCCAACAACCTCGTGCCGATCGAGGTGGTCGACCTGACGCCGCAGACCATCCCGTACTGGGAGCTGCGCGAGCAGTCGTCGGTGGCGACGGGGGTGGAGAAGTCGTTCCTGACGGCGTACCGGGAGGGCAGCTTCCACTACCTGATGATCGTCGCGGACCGAGTGCGATGA